From the Streptomyces sp. NBC_00390 genome, the window GGCCGCGGTCATCGCACGATGAACGGCGGCGATGTTGCCAAGATGCCCGTAGGCACGGGCCTCGATGGCACGCAGCCGGCGAATCGCGACATCGCCCAGGCCGCCGTACGCGAGCGCCTGCCGGGCGAGCCTGACTGCTTGGGACTGCTCGCCGGAGTAGTAGGCGATGTAGGCCAGGCTCCCGGCGGCGAAGGCCTGCAGCGGCTCGAAGCGTGCCGTCTCGCCGTACAGCGCCGCGGTGCGAGCCAGGCGCTTCGCACCGTCGAGAACGCCGAGGTCAAAGGCCGCCTGCGACAGGAGGGCCGATGCTTGCCCGGCGAGGATCAGCAGCGCCTGTTGCTGGGCGGGCACGGCGGTGCGGTCGCGGCCAGCTTCTGCCTTTTCGCGTAGCAGCTTGGCCTCCTGCCACACGATCTGGGGGGCTCTTCGGCTGTACGCGCGGGCCAGCGCGTACATGTCGTCACGGAGCTGGTCCACGGTCAGGTCGGACAGCGAGGCGGCAGCGGCGCCGCCGGCGTCTTCATGTGCTTCATGTGCGGTCATTGCGATCTCGGCTTCCAGGTCGAGCACGGGTACATCGGGATCCGCCGACTCTTCTGGACGCGCGAAGAGACGCTCGGCCGAGATGTGGAACATGGCCTCGAGCACGCGGCACGCCTCAGCACTGGGCAGGGTCTTGATCTGCCCACTCGTCCAGCGGCGGTACTGCGACTCCCCAAGCGTGAGGTTGCGCGCTTCGGGACCGAGCGACTGCCCGGCCGTCCTGAAGAACTCTGCCTCGAACGACGCCCACGTCAATCTTCGCCGGTCGATCAGGGCCTTCAGCAGCGTCCTCGGGTTGCCCACCATGGCTCCCAGTCCTCGAGCGTCGATCCCGGTCAGAACCTCCGGCGAATCCCTGCCGTTCGAGGGGATACCGCGCACTGCCGACGATGCAACTTCCCCTGCACAGAAGCTACTTGCACGCTACCCGGAGGGCTCTTCCGTCGCTCGGAAGCGGGCCAGAAGCGACCCGCGAGGCTCTGGTGAAGCGACCCGCCGCGGGTGGACTCTGATCGCCTGCAATTGCCGAGCGTGCCGACCTGATCACATTTCGACGTCAGGAGTGAGTCGTGCCGAGAACTGCCGAGCCCTCAACGCTGGGTAGCGACATGCAAGATCTGACTCATCGCATTCGCGCACTTCTCAGTATCGACACGCAGGACGAGTACGTATCCGTGCCACTAGGTGGCGGATTATTCGATGTCATCGTCACCGCCGGCGGGCCCGCCGGTCATGCCGCCGTCGCCCACATGGACCAGGTGCGGCTCGGCATCTGCGGACCGGTCATCGAGGACCCCGAACAGTCGTATCTGCTCTGGCTCGTACCGCCCAGCACCAGCACCGCGTGGCCACTCGACCCGTGCAGCGTCGCGTTCGGTGCACCGTGGGCGCTTCAGCTACCGCGACTCAACCTCAGGAATCCGCCGGGCCCTCATTGGCTGCGCGAGTGTCGCAGTGACCGCTTGGTACCACCCCAGCAACTGCGCCGCCTCATCGATCAGGGGCACCTCGCCGCGCTCCGGGACGCAGCGGTCGGCGCTCCCCTCCATGCCCCCGTGTCTGCTGGTGGTTGACCTGTGCGCCCAGAATCCAAGACCACTCCGACCTGCGCATCGGTGTCCTCCCCGGCGGGCCTTGCCCAGCATCCCCCGAGCTGCGCGTCACGCCGGGGAAGACCCCAGCCCTGTCTCCGCCCATGGGGCTCGGCGGACCGCCGCTCACACACCTGTCTACCTGCCCGAGGCCACGATGACGGATCCACACGCAGAAGCCTCAGTCGTCCCCAGTTCGATCGACGTCGTCGAGGACGTAGCCCTCGCGCTGGAACTGTCTCAGGGACGAGCAACCGGGCCGGCCGCCGACGCGCTCCGCACTCGGCTTCGGTCCTACATCACTGCCTTCGCCACACCAGCGCAGGGCTTCGCTGAGAGTCTCGACGACTCGCGGGCCCGCGACATCGCCTTGAACACGATCCGGCACGCGAAGTCCGTGGCGAGCGATGCCGTCGTGGATCCTGCGGCGAATCTCCGGCTGCTGGCCAAGGCCGCTGAACACACTGCGCGCTACGCCGCTGGCTTCCACCATAGACAGGGTGGGTTATGACCGGCCTGAACGTGCTGCGCCTGGCGGTCTTTCTACTGCTCATCGCCTCGGTCATCACGGCTGCCGAATGGAAGTGAGCAGAGCCCTGGGCTCTCTTCGGGTGCTCGGCCGGGGACGCCTATGGCTGCCGTCGTAGCCGATCCGCAATCTCCGTGCCTTCCGCGGGTCCCGTCCTCCAATGCCCGCGGAAGGCACGGCTCCCACATCCGTTCCCTGAGCAGACCCGGCCGCCGCGGCGGCCCGCACCACTCGGGGAACAGAGAAGACCCACAACTGCCCTCCGCCCGGCCGACACGGCTCCTGAAGGCTTCCCCGAGGAGCCGACAGTGGCCGGGTGGAGGGCCAACCGAGGAGCCACCGTGTACGAGATCCGCCCGCTGACCGAAGACGACTGGCACCCGCTGCTGCGTCTGACCCAAGCCCGCGGGACCTGGTTGCGCGAGCGGGACCTGCGAGCACCCTGCAGCGCGGAGTACCTCCTCGGCTGGCTCGGGAAGGACAACACCGGCCGCTTCCCCATGGCCTTGACCGACAGCGGCGAGATCGTCGCGGCGATGGCGCTGAGCCTCCAGCCCGCGAACCGTGCCTGGGGCGAAGTAACGTCGGTCCTATACGTCGAGGCGGCTTGGTCCGACCCGGCACGTCGCCATGACCGGTCCAGCAAGCTGCTGACGCTTTGGCTTGCCCACTGCGCGGCGACCATCGGCCGCAGGTGGGTGGGCTGTGCCGTTCCTCCTGGTGCGCTCGCCGACCATCTCATGAACATCAGGGTCGGCGGCCAGTACACCTGGAACCGTCTGCGGGCGACCCTCGATCCGCACGGAAACCGCCTCTTCCTGCTGAGGGCAGCGGCCCGGCGCCGACCCGGGTTGGACCACCTCATCTCCGGGGCGTTCCAACCGGAGGCCAAAGAGCACGAGATGGCGGATCCACCAGCCGAATGCGCTGCCGCGCCCGCCACACCGGCCTGAAGTCATCTGGCCGTGCACTTCCGACCCGCAGACCACTGCGCTCTCGCGCCTGCTGACCGCTGGAGGACCGATGCACGAACTGATCGCAGCCCCTTTTCTCAACGCCCACTACGTCTTACGTCCAGGCGATCCCAGAGGGCTGAAGATTCCGGAGCATTGCCACCTCGGACTCCAGCAGGCCGTCGCGGACGCAGCGGTGGTCCCCGACTGGCTGTGCCGTCCCGTGCTCAAGCAGTGGGGGCTCGACCTCACCGATCGGTCGGCCGCGGAGGCGCTGCTCGTCCGTACGCCCTCCTCGTTCGACTACGGGCGGGCCTCGTACGAGCTCAACATGGCGTGCAACTGGGAGTGCCCCCACTGCTACCTCGGCGTGAAGGAAGACGCTGGTCTCCCCTGGGAGGACCGCGACAAGATCCTCCATGTCCTCCGAGACGCGGGTGTTGTCTGGCTCCAGATCACCGGCGGCGAGCCGACCATCGACAAGGGCTTCGCCGCCGCGTACTCCCGCGCGTACGAGCTCGGCATGATGATCGAGGTCCTCACCAACGGCTCCCGGTTGCACAACCCGCTGATCCTGAGTCTCCTCACCGAGCGCCGTCCGTACCGGCTGACGCTCAGCCTGTATGGCGCCACGGAGGAAAGCTACGACAGGCTCACCCAGCGCCGCGGCGCGTGGAAGTCGTTCCGCCGCGGCCTGGACGCCGCGCACGCCGCGCAGTTGCCCATCGAACTCAGCCTTATCGTCACGCGCGACAACGAGCACGAGATCGACGCCATGTACGCGCTCGCCGAGTCCTACGGCGTACGAACCCG encodes:
- a CDS encoding DNA-binding protein, which produces MVGNPRTLLKALIDRRRLTWASFEAEFFRTAGQSLGPEARNLTLGESQYRRWTSGQIKTLPSAEACRVLEAMFHISAERLFARPEESADPDVPVLDLEAEIAMTAHEAHEDAGGAAAASLSDLTVDQLRDDMYALARAYSRRAPQIVWQEAKLLREKAEAGRDRTAVPAQQQALLILAGQASALLSQAAFDLGVLDGAKRLARTAALYGETARFEPLQAFAAGSLAYIAYYSGEQSQAVRLARQALAYGGLGDVAIRRLRAIEARAYGHLGNIAAVHRAMTAAEDIDTGATDDLHDAVGGEFAFSHERLAMSNASTSLLIGDGLEAEVLARRALDLATSRPAPQRSTTVLGKAAADLAMARLLSNDLDGVADALQTVFSVSGDHRVTGLVSRAAALRKHLARPQLHGSALAAELGERLEEFTRGAQQSQLGAPYGPLALEA
- a CDS encoding radical SAM protein; this encodes MHELIAAPFLNAHYVLRPGDPRGLKIPEHCHLGLQQAVADAAVVPDWLCRPVLKQWGLDLTDRSAAEALLVRTPSSFDYGRASYELNMACNWECPHCYLGVKEDAGLPWEDRDKILHVLRDAGVVWLQITGGEPTIDKGFAAAYSRAYELGMMIEVLTNGSRLHNPLILSLLTERRPYRLTLSLYGATEESYDRLTQRRGAWKSFRRGLDAAHAAQLPIELSLIVTRDNEHEIDAMYALAESYGVRTREYNNMTPTYFGTGETLSAQALTRRSKRGVFTGCDAGNTSLHVDPLGMASICKVARSKQIPLLEEGLAGLSKLGGIADQALLRQGGCTGCTLSKECSTCMPLAERYRQAKAPLGSYCQHTEKRKEVSTP